A window of Pontibacter deserti contains these coding sequences:
- a CDS encoding PorP/SprF family type IX secretion system membrane protein, whose translation MRIVYTLLALLLAFSASAQQNPQYSQYIFNSMGINPAYTGSKNVLNVNAFHRSQWTGIEGAPTTQALSIDGISASNKLGLGLALTRDQIGAQSVISGYANVAVKLPVSATGVFSLGLAPGLVQTKIDGNELEVENDPSIPSGSESNIRPDIKIGAYFHTQRFYAGLSASDLLQYKDMETIEPERHYYFTTGYVFDIGPFVKLKPSMLVKEDFNAPTAVDLNAFVLLADRLWLGGSYRTSMHLFNESPDMNGMKNRTAIALIGELQIHKSLRLGYAYDKMLNGLDSFNTHEISVGYYFFKKSDTRMLTPQYF comes from the coding sequence ATGAGAATAGTTTACACCCTGCTGGCCCTGCTTTTAGCCTTCTCGGCTAGCGCCCAGCAAAACCCACAGTACTCACAATACATCTTCAACAGTATGGGCATTAACCCTGCCTATACTGGTAGTAAGAATGTGCTCAACGTAAATGCCTTCCACCGCTCGCAGTGGACAGGCATTGAAGGGGCGCCTACCACCCAGGCGCTAAGCATAGATGGCATCTCGGCCAGCAACAAGCTTGGCTTAGGCCTTGCCCTTACCCGCGATCAGATCGGTGCACAATCGGTAATTTCAGGATATGCGAATGTTGCCGTAAAGCTACCGGTTAGTGCAACTGGTGTATTTAGCCTGGGCCTTGCGCCGGGACTAGTGCAAACCAAGATCGACGGTAACGAGCTGGAGGTAGAGAACGACCCTTCTATACCTTCTGGTTCTGAGAGCAATATCCGTCCGGATATAAAGATCGGTGCCTACTTCCATACGCAGCGCTTTTATGCAGGCCTTTCAGCATCAGACCTGCTGCAGTATAAGGATATGGAAACTATTGAACCGGAGCGCCACTACTATTTTACAACCGGATATGTGTTTGACATAGGTCCTTTTGTAAAGCTTAAGCCAAGCATGCTTGTAAAAGAGGATTTTAACGCGCCAACGGCCGTAGACCTGAATGCCTTTGTATTGCTAGCCGACAGGTTATGGTTAGGTGGATCTTACCGCACCAGTATGCACCTGTTCAACGAATCTCCGGATATGAATGGTATGAAGAACCGCACAGCCATTGCCCTTATCGGTGAACTACAGATTCACAAGTCATTGCGCTTAGGGTATGCCTATGATAAGATGCTGAATGGCCTGGATTCTTTTAACACACACGAAATATCTGTTGGCTATTACTTCTTTAAGAAGTCTGATACCAGAATGCTTACTCCACAATACTTTTAA